The sequence TTTGGCGATCCGCCGCTGATTCTTGCTGACTTCATCCATTGGAATATCGAACAAGCGAGCAGCAGTAGCAGCGTGAATATCTTGGCCAGTTTTAAACACTTCGACCAAGGCTGGATCAGCGGTGATATGAGCCAAGACTCGTAGTTCAATCTGTGAATAGTCGGCGGTCATCAGCACATGGCCTGGCCGCGCAACAAAAGCCCGCCGAATTTCGCGGCCTTCCTCGCTGCGTACCGGAATATTTTGCAAATTGGGTGAATCGGAGCTGAGCCGCCCAGTTTCTGCGCCAATTTGACGATATTGGGTATGCACGCGGCCTGTTTGCTGGTTGATCAACTCGATCAAGGCATCAACATAGGTCGATTTGAGCTTCGACAAACGGCGATAGCGCAAAATCATGGTCACAATTCCGCTTTGATCGTGCGTTTGTAAATCTTCCAAGGTTTCGGCATTGACCGAATAGACCGCGCCGCCACTGCGCGTTGTGCCAGCCAAACGCTTGAGATTGGCGGTTGGCAACTTCAAGCGAATAAACAACAGATCATTTAAATCGAAGCGCGAATTAATGTTGAGCGGTTCGCCGACAAAATCGGCAATATGTTGCTCGATTTCGCGCAAACTTTGACCCAATACTTGACCTTGTTGCACCAATTGCGCCCGATCAAGCCCAATGCCACAGGCTTCCATACGCATCAATACAGGGCTAAGTGGCATTTCGATTTGCTCAAACACCTCGCGCACCGCCGGAATTGCCCCAAGCTGCGGCATGAACAGCGCCAATAAACGCGCCGTCATATCAACATCGGCGCTCGCATAGGGCGTTACCTGCTCAATCGCCACCTGATCCATGGTGATTTGCTTTTTGCCAGTGCCGATCAATGTTTCGATGCGGGTCATCTCAATTGGGCGATCATCGGCATCGCGTAATTCAGCAAAGGCCAAATCTTTGAGGCTCTGACGTTTGCCCAACAAGGCGGCGGCGATGGCCGTATCAAAACTCAAATGGGGCACATCAAGCCCAATCAAGCTCAAGGCGCTCATATCAAACTTGCCATTATGCGCTACTACAGCTTTTTGTGGGTCGCTAAACAATGGTTGCAAGGCCGCAACAACCTCGGCTATCGGCAATTGCTGGCCGCTGCGGTGCTCCAGCGGGATATACCAACCGCAGCCAGCAGTATGAGTCAGAGCGATACCAACCACTTTGGCGGGCACAGGCGAGAACAAATTCAAGCTATTGGTTTCCACATCGAAGATTAAACGTTCAGCTGCTGCCAAAATTCTTACCAATTCGGCCAATTGTTCGCTAGTAGTCACCGCTTGATAATCACCAGATTGAGCGATCGGCTCAGCACTTGGTGGCATGGCATCATCGAACATGGTTAATTGGTTGGGATTGGTCGTTTGCGGAATGGCAACAACTTGGACGGCACTCACTTGGCTGGAAAGGGGCAGCTTATCGACCAACTTGCGAAATTCAAGCTGGCTGAACAAGGCCAAGACCGTATCACGATCATAATCGTGGACTTTGGTGGCTTCAAGATCCAAGGTTACTGGGGCATTGGTAACGATTGTCGCCAAGTGCGTGCTAAATCGCGCGGCTTCTTGCTGGCCATCGAGCTTTGAGCGATAGCGATTGGCGACTTTATCGAGGTTGGCATAGATATTTTCGACGCTGCCCCATTCATTGAGCATGCTGATTGCCCCAGCCTCACCAATGCCCTTGACCCCAGGAATATTGTCGGAGGTATCGCCCTTGAGGCCGCGCAAATCGGCTAGTTGGTTGGGAGCCAAGCCTTTGTAGCGCTCGCGCACTTGAGCTTCATCGTAGAGCGAAACATTGCCCTTGCCATAAGGATTGGCCAACAGTACCTTGGTATAGTCGTTGACCAATTGCAAGGTGTCGGTATCGCCAGTGATGATCAAGGTATCGACACCCTGCGCCTCAGCTTGACGACACAACGTCCCAATTACATCGTCGGCCTCATAGTTCTCGGCAGT comes from Chloroflexota bacterium and encodes:
- the polA gene encoding DNA polymerase I — its product is MQQRPTLVLVDGHALAFRAFFALRDTGMSVRATGEPTYAVQGFLSILLNLLRERQPEYVAVSFDIGRTFRDDLYPDYKAGRAETPADFHPQLERIKQIINALNIPIYTAENYEADDVIGTLCRQAEAQGVDTLIITGDTDTLQLVNDYTKVLLANPYGKGNVSLYDEAQVRERYKGLAPNQLADLRGLKGDTSDNIPGVKGIGEAGAISMLNEWGSVENIYANLDKVANRYRSKLDGQQEAARFSTHLATIVTNAPVTLDLEATKVHDYDRDTVLALFSQLEFRKLVDKLPLSSQVSAVQVVAIPQTTNPNQLTMFDDAMPPSAEPIAQSGDYQAVTTSEQLAELVRILAAAERLIFDVETNSLNLFSPVPAKVVGIALTHTAGCGWYIPLEHRSGQQLPIAEVVAALQPLFSDPQKAVVAHNGKFDMSALSLIGLDVPHLSFDTAIAAALLGKRQSLKDLAFAELRDADDRPIEMTRIETLIGTGKKQITMDQVAIEQVTPYASADVDMTARLLALFMPQLGAIPAVREVFEQIEMPLSPVLMRMEACGIGLDRAQLVQQGQVLGQSLREIEQHIADFVGEPLNINSRFDLNDLLFIRLKLPTANLKRLAGTTRSGGAVYSVNAETLEDLQTHDQSGIVTMILRYRRLSKLKSTYVDALIELINQQTGRVHTQYRQIGAETGRLSSDSPNLQNIPVRSEEGREIRRAFVARPGHVLMTADYSQIELRVLAHITADPALVEVFKTGQDIHAATAARLFDIPMDEVSKNQRRIAKMTVFGIIYGISSFGLAARTALSRTEAQQMINGLFAQYPGLKSYIERTLERVKAVGYVETLFGRRRYFRELQDGGVTGPRRSAFEREATNAGIQGTAADLIKLAMIRLEQALIAGGYQTKMLLQVHDELVLEVPEAERDAVAQLVCDTMTQVYPDLAVPLEVNVETGLNWDQLQRWHAPA